A stretch of DNA from Vallitalea longa:
GTAAGACATTTAACACGAATAAATATTTGATAAAGGTAAATGTATGTATATATGAGTATTATATATAACATACAAAATTAGGTGAAAACATTGAAGAAGAAACTATCTAGATATCAATTTTTTTTTGTATCATATACTTTGATTCTTACTATTCCAATTATTGTTCTTGTAATAACAAGTTATATTCTAATACATTCATTCATCATAGATGAAATTGTTGAAAAAGAGGTTAATAAAACCACGTTTCAGACTGAATTACTTAATACTTATTATACCAATATGAAAAAGATAATTTATGATGCTAATAAGCAGATTTTTATGACTCATTATATAAAAGAAAATAGGGCAACAGTATCTTTTGATATAAAGGAAAGCTTGATTAATTATGAGAATCAGATTAGTCTAGTAGAACATATATATTTCTATCAAATCGAAACAAAACAGGTTTTTTCAATAATGGGAACAGAATCAGAAGAATTTTTCTTTAACAATAAAATAGTGCCAAATTTTTCCAATAATATAAGAATAAAAGATATTGATGAACCGACTTTTGTTCAAGGAAAAAAATATACTAATGCAGAACAACAACTTTTTTATATAGTTCCTCTTGAATATAACTATGACCAAGAGAAATACAACAGCTATATGATTTTCATGATTGATAGGCAATATATTCAAAATATGTGTGAAAAATTAGCACTTAATGATAAGGAACTTTTTTTCATAATACATAAAGATAAAGTGATATATGGTAACGATAAATATTTAAATAATAAATTCTATTATGATGATTTGGATGACATTAGATCTGAGTTAGGAAAAAGATATACTTTAATTAGGGCTGATGGAGATAGCTTATTATATACTGTAAGATTTATAGAATATAAATCTTTGAATCATTCAGTAATATTTATAGGATTAATAATGGGAGTTATAACATGTTTTTTATTCATCCTAGGTATATTATTTATTAAGTACGTATTAAAAAAGAATTATAAGCCTATATTAGACACAATATATAATGTGCAATCAGAAACATCTGCCATCAATCAAAGTAAAGATGAATATTTAATAATCAATCAAACAATGATAGATTTGATAGAAAACAAAAAGCAACTTCAAAAAACAATGAAACGACTTAGTTATGAAAAACTTTTTTATCAACTACTATCATCTGCTCATCATAAGAAAGAGTTGGTAGATGAATTAAAAACCTATGGAGTCAATATCAATTATCCATATTTTCTTTGTGCAATATTATATCAATTAACGGTAGATGAAGATGATAAGAAAATATATTATAATTTTGAAAATGATAAAAACATAAAAAAAGACCAAATATATATTATAGAGATATCAAATACCCAACTCATATATATATTTGCTGGACAAAAGGAAGAAATAGATTATATCTATGAGTCACTTATTGATTATGATATAGGAGATAAAGTAGATACGCATTTGGGTGTTGGATATGTTGTTAGAGGAATGAAATATATCAATCAATCTTATAAGAGAGCACAATTGACTTCAGAAAGAGCTGTACAAGAAAATATGAGTGTATGCTTTAACTTAGATGAAAATATAATGCCTTATCCATCCATGGAATTGATTATGCTAAAAGAATATCTAGAACTCAGTAATCTAGATAGGGCAGTATTTACACTTAATTATTTAAAAGAATACATTAGCATATCGAAGAATCCATATGTATCTAGTGAAATATATTGGGAAGTTATTCATATAATAGAAGAACAATATAATCTACAGGAAGTAGCGACTATATTAGGTGATGATTACAGGGAACAAAATAATATTACCCAACAAGAACATAATATATTTATTAATCTGTTAATCAAACGGATTGAACGAATAATTATGGGAATAAATATGTTGAATGAAGAAAGTAACTTGGTTAAGACAAAGCATTACAAACAAATTGATAATATAATAAATTATATAAAAGATAATTATAAAGATAATAATTTTTCAATTAAGACTATGGCTGCCTATTTTGATACTACTTCTTCTAATTTAAGTCAATATTTTAAGAAATCTACTGGTAAAAACTTATCAGAGTATGTTGATGCATTAAAATTAAAATATGCTAAAAAACTTTTAGAAAAAGGAAAAATAAGAATCAGTGATATTTCTATAGAATTAGGATATTCCAGTCCCTCTGCATTCATTAAAAAATTTAAGCGGTTAGAAGGTGTAACACCGGGTGAATATAGGCAGAAGATACTAACATATAATAAATGACTCACCTTTCCCACCTTTTATTGAGTTAAATGATATATTTTAAAAGTTATTTCCATAAAAAAATTAGTAAGCCAATGAGATTGGTATCTACTAATTTTTTTTTATTATATCTATTTTCATGTCTATAGAAATAATGTTAACTAACCAAATAAAGATAAGAATGCCGTTGTTATATCATTAAGCTTACTAAATTTTGAACTATATTACTAAAAATCAGACCATATTTGATAAAAAAGAGATATAGAGTAAATTATTAAGGATTGAAGCTCTAAATGTTTTAGAGTTACTATTATCAAAGATAATTGAAATTACATATTATATTTGATTAGATTTTTTCAATATGAAGTGTATATATGTAAAGAATAAAATTTATTCAAAATGCAATTATCCTAAATAATAATTATGTAATGAATGGAGGGATTAAAATGCAACACGAAAAACCTAATGTACTGATACTAATGACTGACCAACAAGCTACTTGGTCCATTAGTGCATATGGCAAACATGAGGTAGATACACCTAATATTGATCGTCTTGCAAAAGAAGGAATTAGATTTGAACAATGTTATACACCCAGTGCTGTTTGTACTCCTTCAAGAGGATGTTTCTTTACAGGAAGATATCCTCATAGTAACGGTGCATATAGAAATGATATACCACTTAACTTAGATGAAATAACTTTTGCTCAGGTATTAAAAGATTCAGGATATAAGACTGGATATATAGGTAAATGGCATTTAAATGGTGGTGATAGTCCTGGTTGGTTGACTAAAGAGACTTCCATGGGTTTTGAGGATTGTCGATATATGTTTAATTCAGGTCATTTTAAAAAGATGATTGAACAAGAAAATAATATAAATCCTATTAAAGTTAAAAATACTCAAAAAATAGTAACACCTATATCTGATATGAGTGATGTTGGTAACGAAGAAAGTTATACAACAGATTGGATAACGAACAAAGCAATAGATAGAATAAAAAGAGTAAAGGAACAACCATTTTGCTATATAGTTAGTTATCCAGACCCACATCAACCTTATGTTGTTAGAGAACCATATAGTAGTATGTATAATCCAGAAGAAATGAGCGTTCCTGATTCTTTTTATGAAGAATGCTTACCAGATTGGGCGGAAAATGATACTTGGGGAAGACATCGTTATTTCAATATTGATTTAGAAGATAGAGTTAACAGATTGAAAAAAATAAAAGCAATGTATTGTGGAGAAGTAAAATGTATTGATGATAATATTGGAAGGTTACTTGATACATTAGAAAAAAATGGACAATTAGATAACACAATAATTGTATTTACCACAGATCATGGAGACTATATGGGAGAACATGGTTTGCTTGAAAAAAATAATCTCTATGATTCAGTATATCATCTTCCATTAATCATGAGGTGGAAAGAAAAATTACAACCTGGTAGAACTATAAAAGAATTTTTCAATTTCATTGATTTTCAACCTACATTGCTATCAATGATAGGGGTAGAGTGTTCAGGAAGAGAACAAGGGAAAGACCTTTCTAGTTTAATTATCGATGGAGTTAAAAAAACAGATTATGTCAATGAAGCTTTTATCCATCCATCAGATGTACCAAGAGGTGGTATTATTACTCCAGAATATGAATTGGCTTATGTAGGAAAGGGATTTGAAAAAAATCCACAGCGAGTATTTGCAGATCATATTCTATTTGATAGAAAAAGAGATCCTAATCAATTAAAGAATCTGTTTGATGACCCAGAATATGAAGATATAAAAAAAGAGTTGACAGGTATGATTAAAAAACACTTTAAACAATATGGTGTTAATTCCGAATTGTTACCAGACCAACTAAAATATTAGCTGAAAGGAGTAAGTCAAATATAGGCTTAAGTAAAATGATGATATATAAAAATGGTGTTAAAATATTAGATGATAATGGAGAGGTTCTTCATGCACACGGAGGACAAATTTTCTTACATGAAGGTACATATTATTGGATTGGTGAAGATAGAAGAAAAAGAAATAAAGTTTCTTGTTATTCATCAAGAGATTTATTGACTTGGAGATTTTGTAATCATATATTGACTTTAGATTCTCCTATAAAAAAACACTATGTACGTACTTCTCATGACTTAGAAATTGAGGGACAAGAAGCATGTATTGGAAATGGTTGTAATATAGAAAGACCGAAAGTTATATATAATGAAAGAACAAAACAATTCGTAATGTGGATGCACTGGGAAAAACCTGCTGATTATTCTGAGGCACGTTGTGCTATAGCTGTTTGTGATAGGGTAGATGGTGATTACGAATATCTAGGAAGTTTTAATCCCATCGGCAATATGTCAAGAGATTGTACTCTCTACAAAGATGATAATGGTATAGCATATTTCATTAGTTCATCAAGAAATAATGCGGATATTAAGATTTATCGCCTATCCCAAGATTATCTTAGTGTTGATAAAGAAGTTAGAACTCTATGGCCTGGTCAATATCGTGAAGCACCAACGGTTTTTAAAAGAAACGGGTTATATTATATGTTAACATCTGCATGTAC
This window harbors:
- a CDS encoding helix-turn-helix domain-containing protein — translated: MKKKLSRYQFFFVSYTLILTIPIIVLVITSYILIHSFIIDEIVEKEVNKTTFQTELLNTYYTNMKKIIYDANKQIFMTHYIKENRATVSFDIKESLINYENQISLVEHIYFYQIETKQVFSIMGTESEEFFFNNKIVPNFSNNIRIKDIDEPTFVQGKKYTNAEQQLFYIVPLEYNYDQEKYNSYMIFMIDRQYIQNMCEKLALNDKELFFIIHKDKVIYGNDKYLNNKFYYDDLDDIRSELGKRYTLIRADGDSLLYTVRFIEYKSLNHSVIFIGLIMGVITCFLFILGILFIKYVLKKNYKPILDTIYNVQSETSAINQSKDEYLIINQTMIDLIENKKQLQKTMKRLSYEKLFYQLLSSAHHKKELVDELKTYGVNINYPYFLCAILYQLTVDEDDKKIYYNFENDKNIKKDQIYIIEISNTQLIYIFAGQKEEIDYIYESLIDYDIGDKVDTHLGVGYVVRGMKYINQSYKRAQLTSERAVQENMSVCFNLDENIMPYPSMELIMLKEYLELSNLDRAVFTLNYLKEYISISKNPYVSSEIYWEVIHIIEEQYNLQEVATILGDDYREQNNITQQEHNIFINLLIKRIERIIMGINMLNEESNLVKTKHYKQIDNIINYIKDNYKDNNFSIKTMAAYFDTTSSNLSQYFKKSTGKNLSEYVDALKLKYAKKLLEKGKIRISDISIELGYSSPSAFIKKFKRLEGVTPGEYRQKILTYNK
- a CDS encoding family 43 glycosylhydrolase encodes the protein MMIYKNGVKILDDNGEVLHAHGGQIFLHEGTYYWIGEDRRKRNKVSCYSSRDLLTWRFCNHILTLDSPIKKHYVRTSHDLEIEGQEACIGNGCNIERPKVIYNERTKQFVMWMHWEKPADYSEARCAIAVCDRVDGDYEYLGSFNPIGNMSRDCTLYKDDNGIAYFISSSRNNADIKIYRLSQDYLSVDKEVRTLWPGQYREAPTVFKRNGLYYMLTSACTGWDPNQSCYSYSDKIDGDWSGLIPIGDDTTYRSQPTCVLPIKQKDKEKTVYYYIGDRWGGQGDSYYESTYVILPMDFMDDKNVKMDYKEDVTINTDIS
- a CDS encoding sulfatase-like hydrolase/transferase, with protein sequence MQHEKPNVLILMTDQQATWSISAYGKHEVDTPNIDRLAKEGIRFEQCYTPSAVCTPSRGCFFTGRYPHSNGAYRNDIPLNLDEITFAQVLKDSGYKTGYIGKWHLNGGDSPGWLTKETSMGFEDCRYMFNSGHFKKMIEQENNINPIKVKNTQKIVTPISDMSDVGNEESYTTDWITNKAIDRIKRVKEQPFCYIVSYPDPHQPYVVREPYSSMYNPEEMSVPDSFYEECLPDWAENDTWGRHRYFNIDLEDRVNRLKKIKAMYCGEVKCIDDNIGRLLDTLEKNGQLDNTIIVFTTDHGDYMGEHGLLEKNNLYDSVYHLPLIMRWKEKLQPGRTIKEFFNFIDFQPTLLSMIGVECSGREQGKDLSSLIIDGVKKTDYVNEAFIHPSDVPRGGIITPEYELAYVGKGFEKNPQRVFADHILFDRKRDPNQLKNLFDDPEYEDIKKELTGMIKKHFKQYGVNSELLPDQLKY